From Candidatus Polarisedimenticolaceae bacterium:
GGCTGATCCGGGACAACGTCGTGATCTACACCGGCAAGGTCGGCTCGCTGCGCCGCTTCAAGGACGACGTCTCGGAAGTGAAGAACGGCTTCGAGTGCGGGATCGGCATCGCCGGCTACAACGACCTCAAGGAAGGCGACGTCATCGAGTTCTTCACGATCGAGAAGATCGCGCAGCAGAGCCTCTAACCGGAGGGGCCGATGACCGTCGGCGTCCTCACGTTCGAGCTGCACCTTCCGGGCGCGCGCTCGCTGAAGGACAAGCGCCAGATCGTCCGCAGCCTCAAGGAGCGCCTGCGCTCGCGCCACAACGTGGCGGTCTCCGAGCTCGAGGAGCATGCGGAGCTGTGGCAGCGAGCCACCCTCGCGATCGTCTCGGTGGCGGGGCGGCGCGATCCCCTCGAGCGGCTGTTCGAGACGGTCCTGGCCGAGTCGGAGTCGCAGGTCCCCGGACACGTGCTTTCGCCCTCGACCGAGTTCCTGGAGGGAGACCTCGCATGACGAGCCACCGGCTCTCCCGCGTCAACGAGCAGATCCTGACGATCCTGGCGGAAGCGGTGCGCGACGAGGTTCGCGACCCGCGGGTCCAGGGCCTCATCACCCTCACCGGCGTCCGTGTGACCCAGGACATGGACCTCGCCCGGGTGTACGTCTCCGCGCTGGGCTCCGAGCCCGAGCGCGTCGCCGCGGTCAAGGCGCTCAATCACGCGGCGCCGTTCCTGCGGCGCATCGTCGCGCAGCGCGCGGGGCTGCGACACACGCCGCGCCTCGAGTTCCTCGCCGATGCCAGTCTCGAGACCGGCGCCCGTGTCGAGCGGGTCCTCAAGGACATCGAGAACGAGGAACGATGAGCCCTCCCGAGGGGCTCCTCCTGGTCGACAAGCCGGAAGGACCCACCAGCCACGACGTGGTCGCGCTCGTCAAGCGTCGTCTCGCGGCGTCGAAGGTCGGACACGCCGGGACGCTCGATCCGATGGCCTCCGGCCTTCTTCCCCTCGCGCTCGGGCGCGCGACGCGTCTGATCCGGTTCCTGCCCGCCGCCCCGAAGGTGTATGCCGGCTCGATCCGGCTCGGCCTCGCGACGACGACCGACGACGTGACCGGGGAGGCGTTGTCGCGCCACGACGGTCCCGCTCCGCCGCTCGCGGAGGTGATCGCGGCCGCCGCCCGATTCTCCGGGCGCCTCCTCCAGCACCCCCCCGCCTTCTCCGCCCGCCGGGTCTCGGGGCAGCGGATGTACCGGCTCGCGCGCAGGGGAGAGGCGGCGGTGGGCCCGCCGGTCGAGGTGGAGGTGTACCGGTTCGACCTCGCGGCGACCGGCGATCCGTGGAGCTTCGCCTTCACGGTGGCGGTCTCCTCCGGGACGTACGTCCGCTCCCTCGCCAGGGACCTCGGGGCCGCCCTCGGGTGCGGCGGGACGCTCGAGACGCTCCGCCGGACGGCGATCGGCCCCTTCCGCGTCGAGGACGCCGTCGCGATCGCGGGGGACGCCGCGCTCGATCCCGCGCGGATCGTCCCGCTGGAAGGGATGCCCCTGGGGTTGCCGGACGCCGCGCTCGACGACGCCGCCGCGTCGCGATTCGCCTCGGGGGTGGCGATTCCGTGGGATCAGGGCGAGGGGCTGTTGCGCGTGACGGCCCCCGGGCGGCTCGTCGGGGTCGGCGAGGTCCGGAACGGTCTTCTCGCACCGCGGGTGGTCGTGTGCTAGATTCCCGCGGTTCCTGAAGTCCTTTTTCTGACCCGCTCGCATCTGTCGACGGGTTCGGAGGTCGGCGAGATGCCGCTCAATCCCCAGCACAAGTCCGAGTTGATCGAGTCCTACAAGACCCACGGCACCGATACCGGGTCGCCGGAGGTCCAGATCGCGCTCCTCACGAAGCGGATCGAGCACCTCACCGAGCACTTCAAGTCCCACGCGAAGGACCACCACTCGCGCCAGGGGCTGCTCAAGATGGTCGGCAAGCGCCGTCGCCTGCTCGATTACCTCAAGCGCAAGGACCTCGATCGTTATCAGCGCGTCATCGGCCGCCTCGGCATCCGCAAGTAGCGGAGAGGCGGGCCTACGGCGCCCAGAAGGCACGGGACCGCGGGGCCGGGAAACCGGCTCGCTCCCGTGCGTGAAGCTTTGGAACGGAGAACCCTGGGGCCGTGGGAGCCCCGCAATGGGCCCTTGTGCCTGCGCGGAGCGCGCGGCTCGGGCCGTACGAGAGGTAGGCGGTCGTGATGCGACGCAAGGAAATCGAGATCGGCGGGAAACCGCTCGTCGTCGAGACGGGCAAGGTGGCGAAGCAGGCGGACGGATCGGTGATGGTCCGTTACGGCGACACGGTGGTCCTCGTCACCGCGTGCGCCGCGAAGGAGCCGCGGCCGGGGATCGACTTCCTCCCGCTGACGGTCGACTATCGCGAGAACACCTACGCGGCCGGAAAGATCCCCGGCGGGTTCTTCCGCCGTGAGGGCCGCCCCAACGAGAAGGAGATCCTCTCCTCGCGGCTCATCGACCGCCCGCTGCGCCCGCTTTTCCCCGACGGCTGGGGGTGCGAGACGCAGATCGTCGCGTTGCTGCTCTCGTCCGACCAGGAAAACGACTCGGACGTCCTGGCGGTCACCGGCGCCTCCTTCGCGCTGGCCATCTCGGACATCCCCTTCCCCACGCCGATCGCGGCGGTCCGCGTCGGCCTGACCGCCGACGGCGCGTACCTTCTCAACCCGACCTTCACCCAGCTCGAGACGAGCCGGCTCGACCTCGTGGTCGCCGGCTCGAAGGACGCGGTCGTGATGGTCGAGGCGGGATCGAAGGAGGTCTCCGAGGCCGAGATGCTCGAGGCGATCCGGCTCGGGCACGAGGCGATCCGGAAGATCGTCGCGGCCCAGGAGGAGCTCGCGAAGGAGTGCGGGAAGGCCAAGCGCACCTTCACGAAGGCGCCGGAGCCCGAGGGAGTCCGCGAGAGGCTCGACCGCGAGTGGAAGCCGCGCCTGGCGGAAGCGATGCGGATCAAGGCGAAGCTCGACAGCTACGCCAAGGTCGACGCGCTGAAGAAGGAGATGCTCGCATCCTTCGGCGAAACCGAGGCCGAGGCCAGGTCGTTCGCGTCGAAATACTGGTACGAGCTGCAGGATCACATCCTCCGCGAGGAGGTCTTCGAGCGGGGCGTGCGCCTGGACGGGCGCGCGTTCGACCAGGTCCGTCCGATCACCTGCGAAGTGGGGGTTCTCCCCCGCACCCACGGCTCCGCGCTGTTCACGCGCGGCGAGACGCAGGCGCTCGTGACGGTCACCCTCGGGACCTCGGCCGACGCGCAGAAGCTCGACTGGGTGGAGGGCGAGTCCTTCCGTCGCTTCATGCTGCACTACAACTTCCCGCCGTTCTCCGTCGGCGAGGTCAAGTTCCTCCGCGGCCCGGGTCGTCGCGAGATCGGCCACGGCGCCCTCGCCGAGCGTTCGCTCGTCCCGCTCGCGCCCAGCGAGGAGAAGTGGCCCTACACGATCCGCATCGTGTCGGACATCCTCGAGTCCAACGGCTCCTCGTCGATGGCGAGCATCTGCGGCGGCTCGCTCGCGCTCATGGACGCCGGCGTCCCGATGGACGCCGCGGTCGCGGGCGTGGCGATGGGGCTCATCAAGGGGGACACGAAGTTCGCGGTGCTGACCGACATCGCCGGTGCCGAGGACCACCACGGCGACATGGACTTCAAGGTCGCGGGGACCCGGAACGGGATCACCGCGCTCCAGATGGACATCAAGATCGGCGGCGTGACCCCCGAGATCATGGCGCAGGCCCTCGATCAGGCGCTCCGCGGCCGGCTGCACATCCTCGACCGGATGCAGGAGTCGATCCAGACGCACCGCGCCGAGATCTCCCCCTTCGCCCCGCGGATCATCACGATCCAGATCCACAAGGAGAAGATCCGCGACGTCATCGGCCAGGGCGGGAAGACCATCCGCTCGATCGTCGAGCGCACGGGCTGCAAGATCGAGGTCCACGACGACGGCCGCGTCGACATCGCCTCGACCGACGAGGCGGCGGCGCAGAAGGCGGTCGAGATCATCCGCGAGCTCACGGCCGAGGCCGAGCTCGGCAAGACCTACCTCGGCAAGGTGGTGCGCGTCGTGAACTTCGGCGCGTTCGTCGAGATCATGCCGGGCGTCGAAGGACTTCTGCACATCTCCGAGATCGCCGAGCAGCGGATCGCCCAGGTGCAGGACGAGATCGACGAGGGCGACGAGGTCCTCGTCAAGGTGATCGAGATCTCCGAGGGGCGCGTGCGCCTGAGCCGCAAGGCGGTCCTGCGCGAGCAGCGCGGCGAGACCGGGCCGCCGCCGGAAGGGGAAGGCGGCGGACGTCCGCCTCGCGACGGCGGGTACCGAGGGGGGGACCGCGGGGGGCGCGGGCCGCGTCGGGGCCCGCGCGGCGGCGGCGGCGGACACCACGGCGGCGGCCCGCGCGGCGACCGTCCCGCCGACGCGTTGCAGGGCGTCCCGCAGGGGGGCGGTCGCGGCGAAGGCGGCCCCGGCGGCGACGACCGCGACTGAGGCCCGATGTTCGGAGGACGCGTCGCAAGGCATCTGATCGAGACGGGGCGGCTCACGCAGGCCCAGCTCGACGAGGCCGTGCGCACGCAGGGCTTCTTCGGCGGCCAGCTCGAGACCTACCTGCTCAAGCTCGGCTACGTGGACGAGGCGACCCTCGGCGCGGCGCTCACGGAAGCGTCGGGGGTCCCCTTCGCCGCGGTCGAGCAGCTCCGGGCCATCCCCGACGACGCGATGCGCAGCGTGCCGGCGGCGATCGTCGAGAAGCACCGGGTCTGCCCGTTCCGGGTGGAGGACGGCCGCTTGCGGATCGCCACCCTCAACCCGCGCGACCTCGCGGCGATCCGCGAGATCCAGCAGGCCTCCGGCCTTCCCGTGGATCCGTGGATCACGACGGAGTTCCGCCTCTACCAGGCCCTCGAGCGCCACTGGAAGATCCGTTACCCCGGCGTGAAGGCGATCACCCTCGCCCCGCCCGCGAACCTCCCTCGGCGGCCGTCGGCCGCGGCCGGCCCCTCCGTCGAGGAGACCCCGCCGCAGTTCGGTCTGGACGGTCTCCCGCTCGACGCCGAGGCGCACCACGCGCTCGACGTCTTCGCGTCGCCGGCCCCGATCGCGGAGCCGGATCCCGCTTCCGAGCCGGTCCGCGCGATGCCGGCGGAACCGGCTCGACCCGTGGAACCGACCCTCCTCGCCGATCTCGAGGAGGCCCTGGTCACCGCCCGCGACCGTGACGCCGTCGCCGACGCCCTCCTGGGATTCACGAGCCTTCGCGTGCGTCGATCGGCGATCTTCGCCGTGGGGAAAGACGGCGTGAAGGGGCTCGCGGGACGCGGCCGTGCCTTCGAGTCCGAGAAGCTCCGGCGCGTGTCCCTTCCGCCCGGGTCCGGGACGATCTTCGACACCGCGCTCGGAAGCCGCGACTTCTACTTCGGCGTCGTGCCGGCGCTCCCGCCCAATCGCGACCTCTACACGGCGCTGGGCGGGCGCCTCCCCGCGTCGGTGCTGATCCTGCCGATCCTGGTGAAGGAGCGGACGGCCGCCCTCCTCTACCTCGACGACGACGACGAGCGGATGCTCAATCCCGACATCGCCTCCATGCGACGGGTCGCGATGAAGGCCGGGCTCGCCTTCGAGCTGCTGCTCCTGCGCAACAAGCTTCGCGAGATCTAGAAACGGAAAGGGCGCCCTCGCGGGCGCCCTTTCCGTTTCCCGACCCGTGGGAACTCCCGACTAGCGGTACACCTCGACGCGGTCGCCCAGGCGCACCTCGCGAACGGTCTGCACGATCTTCGCCGCGGAGGTGCCGTCCCCCACGGTGAGCACGACGGCCCGGCCGAGCATCTGGCGCGGCAGCTCGGGAACGTCGCGGTAAAGCGTGAGCAGGGTTCCGGGCTTCACCCCCGCGGCCGACCCGAGGTCGGTGTAGATCACGTGACCTTGCCCGGTCGCCTGGAGCTTGTCCTTCGCGGTCACCACGTACCCCTGCTCCCCCCCCGAAGGGTCGACGGCGTAGCGGTCGAACGGGGGAAGGGTGCGGGTCGCGGGGGCCTCCAGATCGGTCCACGGCACGATCTCGTCGCTGTCGCGCATCGTGGTGCACGACATCGAGATGACCGCGATCGCGGTGTTCTCCTGGGCGGCGAGGACCTGGAGCTTTCCGAGGCGGAGGATCATGGTGCCGAGCGCCTGTCCCGTGACCGGGTGCACGACGGCGGAGCCGCGACGGATCACGGCGAGCTGCTGGCCGGCGGCGACGCCCTGGGCGGAACCGCGATTGAGGTAGACGACATCGCCGTCGGCGACCTCCTTGCGCTCCATCTCGCGGCCGGCGATCCAGGTCTCGGAGGCCTGATGCTCGGTCTCGATGAACCCCGAACAGTAGAGATCCGCCGTGTCCGCGAGCGGCACCAGCGGCGGAGGCATCGGCGCGACCGGGGCCGGCTTCTCGGCCGGCGCCTCGGGGGCGCCGGTGCCGGTCTCGGCATCGGCGGTCGGCTCGGGGGCCGGCTCACCCGCGGGGGGTCCCTCGGGAGGCACGACCTCGGGCTTCCCGGGAACGTTCAGGGGATCGCCGGGGTAGATCCAGTGGCTGTCGAGCACGTACCGGTTCTGGTCCCAGACCTGCGGCCAGAGGTAGGGATTGTCGAGCCACTTCCCCGCGAGGTCCCAGAGGGTGTCCCCCTTCTGGATGATGTAGGCCTCCGGAGTCGCCTGCGGAGGGTCCCACGGCGTCCAGTGGCCGTCGGGCATTTGCTTCAGGTTCTTCGGCGGCCGGGTCGAGGTGCTCTTCGAGGCAGCGTCCTCGGCGTACGTCGCACCGAACGCGAGGACCGCGATCACCCCCCAAGCCCCGAGCTTCAGCGCTTTGCTCATCCGCAGCTCCTATGCCCGCCGCTCCATTCCCGGTCCCCCGTCGATCACCCGGGGGAATCCCAGAGACCGGGACGGCAAATCGCCGGCAAATATAGGCCCGACAATGCGGAATTCAAGACAGGTAAAAGTCGAGGGCCGTCCGGCCATAAACCGAGGTCCGGGTGAGCGCCCATCCCTGGGGGGGCTGGGCCGGCTCGGACCGGGTATCGCGCTCGAGGACGATCGACGCCCCGGAGGGGAGGACCCCCGAAACCACGAGCGCCTCGAGGAAGTGTGGACCTGCCCCGTCGGCCCACGGCGGATCGGCGAAAACCCAGGCAAACGGCCCCTCGACGCGGCGGCCGCGCAGGAGAGCCACGGCGTCCCCCTGGACGAGCCGGCAGCGGTCGGCGATCCCCAAGGCACGGGCGTTCTCCCGGATCGCGTCGGAGGCGAGCCGCCCCGACTCGATGAAAACCGCCTCGTCGGCCCCCCGGCTCAACGCCTCGAACCCGAGTGCCCCGCTCCCCGCATAGGCGTCGAGGACGCGCCCGCCGGGAAGGCGCTGGCCGAGAATGTCGAAGAGGGCCTGGCGGACCCGGTCGGAGGTCGGACGCAGCCCCGGGGCCTCGGGGACGCGGAGCCGCCGGCCCCTCAGGTCTCCGGCGACGATCCGGACGAGACCCAAGGTCAGCCGCGACGGGCGCCGGAGGTCCGCCGCCCGCGGGTGCGTGGCCGCCGACGTCGTCCCGCTCCCCCGCCGCCCCCCCCTTCGGCACGCTCCCCGGAGAAACCCGCGAGGGGCTCCGGGCGGACCGGCTCGCCGAGGAGGTGCTCGATCGCGGTCAGGCGCCTTGCGTCGAGCGGGGTCACGAAGGTGATCGCCCGTCCGAGGCGGTGGGCGCGGCCGGTGCGCCCGATGCGGTGGACGTAGTCCTCGGCGTGCATCGGGACGTCGTAGTTGATGACGAGGTCGATGTCGGTGATGTCGAGGCCGCGCGCGGCGACGTCCGTGGCGACGAGGATGTGGAACTCGCCGCGCCGGAAGGCGTCGAGGGCGCGCTCGCGGTTGGCCTGCGAGAGCAGGCTCGACAACGCGACGACCTCCATGTTGCGGGCGCGCAGGCGGCGGCTGATCTCCGAGGTCGCCTCGCGCGTCGCCGTGAAGACGAGGGCCTTCGCGGGGTTCTCGCGCTGCAGGAGCGCCACGAGCGCGGCGTCCTTGCTCGCCTTGTCCACGAAGATGAGGGAATGGTCGATCGTGTCCTTGACGATCTGCTGCGCCTCGATGCGCACCGTCTCCGGATGGAACATGTAGCGCTCGGACAGCCGCCGGATCTCCTCGGGAAAGGTCGCCGAGAACAGGAGCGTCTGACGGCTCATCGGTGCCCGCTTCAGGATCGCGTCGATGTCGCGGATGAACCCCATGTCGAGCATGCGGTCGGCCTCGTCGAGAACGAACACGCGCACCCGCCGGAGGGACAACGTCGCCTGCTGCAGGAAGTCGAGCAGTCGCCCCGGCGTGGCGACGAGCAGGTCGCACCCGTCGGAGAGCGCCTGCTTCTGCATCCCGCTGGATGTTCCGCCGTAGGCGAGCACGGTTCGCAGGCCGAGGTGCTTGCCGAATCGCTCGGCCTCCCCCGCCACCTGGATGGCGAGCTCGCGCGTGGGGCACATCACGACCGCCTGCGGCCCTTCACCCCCGTCCTGGAGACCCTGGAAGATCGTCAGCAGGTAGGCGAGCGTCTTCCCCGTGCCCGTCTGGGCGATGCCGACGAGGTCGTGGCCGCGCAGCAGGATCGGGATCGCCTGCTCCTGGATCGGCGTCGGCGTCGTGTAGCCGGCTTCGTCGAGGGCCTGCTGGGATTCGGGTCGGAGGGAGAAGTCTCGGAAGGTCTTGGAGTGCATCAGACCAGGGCCTCGATCTCCGCGTCTTCGAGCAGGCGGTTGGAGCGTTTGGCGGCCTCGAAGATGCGCGCCACGCGCTCCTCCGTCGCCGGGATCCCCTTCGTCTCGAGCCAGTACACCACGTTCGACTTCCCGCTCATGGGCCCCACGCGGATCTTCTGCGCGAAGCCGAAATCGGCCGCGGGCACGCCGGAGTAGACGCGGTCCACGAGCCAGCCGTCCCCCATGCGGAACGCCTTGATCACCGCCGCGGCGTGTACGCCGGTCGCCGTCTGGAAGGCATCGGCCCCGACGACCGGGTAGTTGTCGGGGATGGGGACGCCCAGGGCGTCGGCCGCCGTGCGGGAGTATTCGCCGAGCTTCGTCAGGTCGCGGTCGATCCACCCCAGGAGCCTGAGGTTCACGAGCATCAGATCGAGCTCCATGTTCCCCGAGCGCTCGCCGACGCCGAGCGCGCAGCCGTGCACGCGGGTCGCCCCCGCGGCGAAGGCCGCGAGGCCGTTGGCGAGCGCCAGGCCGCGGTCGCGGTGGCCGTGCCAGTCGATCCCGACCTCGCGCCCGCCGGCTTCGTCCAGGGCTTCCCGCACGAATCTCACGAGCGCGGTCGCTCCCCACGGCGTCGCGTGCCCGGTCGTGTCGGCGACGACCACGCGCCGCGCCCCGAGCCGCACCGCTTCCTGGTAGAGGCGCCGGATCGTCTCGGGTTTCGAGCGGGTCGTGTCCTCGGCGACGAACAGGACCGGAAGGCCCGCGGCCACGGCGATCGTGATCGCCTCCGCCGACCGGCGGAGGAGGAACTCCTCGTCCCAACCCTCCGTGTACTGGCGGATCGCGGAGGAGCCGATGAAGAGCGAGACCTCGATCGGGACGCCGCTCGCGCGGGCCACCTCAACGATCGGCTCGACGTCTCGGGGAAGCGTCCGTGCGGTGCAGTTCGGCGCGATGTCCAGTTTCGCGTCGCGGATCTCGCGGCACAACGCCTCGACGTCGGCCGCCGCCCGCGGACCCGCGCTCGGGATCCCGACGTTCGCGGCCTCCACGCCGAGGTCGTCCATCAGGTGCAGGAGCCGGAGCTTCTTTTCGATCGGGGGATCGAGGACCGACGGCGACTGCAGCCCGTCCCGAAGGGTCACGTCGTTGAGCATGACCTGCGCCGGACGCATGGGCGGAAGGGCCGCCGCCGCGTGGTTCCAGTCGTGGATCAACTCCTCGCGCATCTCGCCCGGGATGCTATCAGACTAGAAGTACCCGCGATCCTTCAGGTATTGCAGGCTCCTGCGCATCTGCTTGATCTCCCCTTCGGCGATGAACATCGCGCGAACGGTTTCCTGTCCGCGCGGGAAATCCGCCGGAAGCGGGGGCAGGACGACTTCGCGGAGGGCGTCGGCGGCGGAGTCGTCGAGCGGGTAACACCCCGACTCGGTCTCGATCGACACGCCGACCACCTGCCCGTCCTTGGTGATCGTGAACCGGACCACGTTGCGGTGGTCGAGCGCCCAGCTCTGGTTCTCCGCCGCCCAGCGTTCGAATACCCCCGACGTCATCCAGAGACGGTTGTGCCAGGCGCGCCAGATCGCGATGTAGATCGCGCGACCGTAGTCTCCCCAGTCGTAGTCGACGCTTTCGAACTGCAGGTTGCCGACGCCGTACCCGACGAACGGGAGCGAGGAGAGGTCGAGCGGGCCTCCCTCCCCCTTGCCGCCGCCTTTCGGCCCCTTGTTCGACGGCGCGAGGTCCGGTTTGGGGAGGGCCTGCTGGAAGCTCCGGATCCGCCCGGCGAGGTCGCGCGGCGCGATCGACGTCCGACCGGCCTCCTCGCGGTCGGGCACTCCCGGCGCGGGATCGGGAAGCGGCCCGCCGCGCGCCCCGCCCTTCGGCCGGGAGTCCTCCATCCCCGACGAGCGCGACACCTTCGGCGTCTCCGGGGGAGGACCCTCCGGGATCCGGCGGTTCGGCTCCATCCGGTATCGCGCGTCGCGAGGAGGATCGACGGGAGGAGGCGTCTCCTTCCGCAGCCGCATCTCCTCCGCGGGAGCCTTGGGAGCCGGCGCGGGAGCCGGCGCGGGACTGGACGGCGGGGGCGCGGGAGGCCTCGGGCTCATGAAGACGACCGGCGGCGACGCGGCGACTTCGGGACTCGCCGGCTGCACCTGCGCGAGGGTCTGCTGCTTCCAGTCGGGCATGACGAGGATCCCGATCACGATCAGCAGGTGGGCGATCACCGACAGCAACACCGCGAGCTGCATCCGGAAGATCCGGCGAAGCGCCGCGGTTTCCTCGTTCTCGAGGGGCTCCGGGCCCGTCAGGTGGAGTTGCTGCATCGTTGGGCGACCCGGTGGAAAGTCTGGCGCACCCGGGAGAATTCCGCCCGTGGCACCGTCGGGTGCACGCGGTTGGTCAACAGCACGTAGATCCGCGGGACACGGGGCTCGATCCAGACCGAAGTCCCGGTGAACCCGAAGTGGCCGACCGCGTCGTCGTCGAGCACCCCGCGCACCGATTCGGTGAGCGGCGCGAAGGTGAAGCCGAACGACCGCGTCCCCTCCCCGGCGACCGGGGCGAGCATCCGGCGCCGCGCCGGCGAGTCCAGGACGTGGCGCGCGATCGCGGCGACGGCGTCGGCGGTCGCGAAGAGGCCGGCGTGCCCGGCGACGCCGCCCAGCCCCCAGGCGTTCCCGTCGTGAACCGCGCCACGGATGACCTCCGTCCGGAACGGATGATCGTGCCCGGCCTCCCCCGCGAGCTCGCGCTCGAAGGCGTTCCCGCGTTCGGTGGGAGCGGCGTCCTCGAATCGGTCCGAGGTCCCCGCGTATCCCGCGCGGGCGAGGCCGAGCGTGGCCGCGATGCGCACGTCGAACAGGACGTCGAGGGGACGTCCGAGCGCCCGCTCGATCGCGATGCCCAGGAGGATGTACCCGAGGTCGGAGTAGAGCGTGGTGCCGGGGGGAGCGGCCGCCGGCTCCGCGGCGATCGCCGCGAGATAGGCCTCCCGCGTCGATCCGGAGAGATAGAGCGGCCGCCAGGGCGGAAGCCCGGCACGGTGGGCGCCGAGGTCCAGGAGGGTGGCGCGCTCCCACGCCGAGCCCGAAAGCTCGGGAAGCCAGGCCCCCGCGGGAGCGGAGAGATCGATCGCGCCGCGATGCTCGGCCAGGGCCGCGAGGAGCGCCGTCGCGAGCGGCTTCGTCAGCGACGCGAGGTCGAAGGGGGTCTCGAACGTCACGGACCCCGCGGCGCCCCGGGCGAGCGTCTTGCCGGAGGACTCCACGTGCCAGCAGGCGCCGGGCATCGAACCGGCGGAGACCTCGGCCTCGACGAACGCGCGGAGCGGGTCGCTGCTCACACGCGACCGGGGTTCGCGGCGATCGCGTCGCGGACCCGGAAGGCGAGCTCGAGGGCGCGACGACCTTGGAGGCCGTCCACCGGGGGGGGTGTCCGGGAGGCCACGGCGTCGAGGAACGCGTCGAGCTCGATGGCGAGAGGCTCCCCGTCCTCGACCGGCAGGTGGTCGTGCGCGATCCCGGGAGCTCCGTCGGCGCCGAAGGCGAGCTTCCAGCGCTCGACCGTCTTCGCGCCCGTGTCGCACGCGATGTACGTGCGCGACTGGAAGACGCGAATGCGGCGAAGGCGCTCGGCCGAGATCCGGCTCGCCGTGAGGTTCGCGACGCATCCGCTCGCGAGGCGGATCCTGGCGTTGGCGATGTCGACCTTGTCGGTCAGCGCCGCCACCCCGACCGCGTCGACGGAGACGGCGTCCGTGCCGTCGAGGAACAGCAGGAGGTCGAGGTCGTGGATCATGAGGTCGAGGATGACGTCGACGTCCGTCGACCGCGCGGAGAACCCCGCGAGACGGTGGATCTCGAGGAATCGCGGGGCGTCCACCGCCCTCGCGAGCGCCCGCATCGCCGGGTTGAAACGCTCCGTGTGCCCCACCATCACGAGACGGCCGGACGCGGCCGCCTGTTTCAGGATCGCGTCGGCATCTTCGAGGGAGGAGGCGATCGGCTTCTCGATCAGGACGTCCGCGCCGCCGGCGAGCAGGATCTCCGCCGCCTCGCGGTGGTGGACGGTCGGCGTCGCGACGCTCGCCGCCTCCACCTTCCCCACGAGGTCGCGGGCCTGCGCGAACGCCTGGCACCCGAACTCCTTCGCGATCTCTCGGGCGCGCTCGGCGTTCGCGTCCGCGACGCCGACGAGCCGGCATTTCGGATTCGACGCATAGAGGCGCGCGTGGTGGCGACCGAGATGGCCGACGCCGACGACGCCCACCGGGACCGGCGCGCTCACCGGCACACCCCGCGCTTGGCGGTGCGGACGAAGTCGAGGAAGTACGCGACCTCCGGGATGTGGCCGAGCTCCTGCTCGACTTTCCGCTGCGCCTGCTCCAGGAGGAGCTTCGAGCGGAACAGCGTCATGTAGCAGCGCTTGATCCCCTCGATCGTCTCGGTGGAGTAACCGCGGCGCTTGAGCCCCACGAGGTTGATGCCGTGCGTCGCCGCGCGGTTCCCCACGGTGATCACCCACGGGAGCGCATCCTGCGTCACGACCGAATACCCCCCGATGAAGGCGAACTTCGCGACCCGGCAGAACTGGTGGACGCCGCTGTAGGCGCCGACGGTGGCGTCGTCGCCGACTTCGACGTGCCCCGCGAGGGTCGCCGCGTTGGCGAAGATGCAGCGGGAGCCGACCTGTCCG
This genomic window contains:
- a CDS encoding DUF503 domain-containing protein; this translates as MTVGVLTFELHLPGARSLKDKRQIVRSLKERLRSRHNVAVSELEEHAELWQRATLAIVSVAGRRDPLERLFETVLAESESQVPGHVLSPSTEFLEGDLA
- the rbfA gene encoding 30S ribosome-binding factor RbfA; this translates as MTSHRLSRVNEQILTILAEAVRDEVRDPRVQGLITLTGVRVTQDMDLARVYVSALGSEPERVAAVKALNHAAPFLRRIVAQRAGLRHTPRLEFLADASLETGARVERVLKDIENEER
- the truB gene encoding tRNA pseudouridine(55) synthase TruB; this translates as MSPPEGLLLVDKPEGPTSHDVVALVKRRLAASKVGHAGTLDPMASGLLPLALGRATRLIRFLPAAPKVYAGSIRLGLATTTDDVTGEALSRHDGPAPPLAEVIAAAARFSGRLLQHPPAFSARRVSGQRMYRLARRGEAAVGPPVEVEVYRFDLAATGDPWSFAFTVAVSSGTYVRSLARDLGAALGCGGTLETLRRTAIGPFRVEDAVAIAGDAALDPARIVPLEGMPLGLPDAALDDAAASRFASGVAIPWDQGEGLLRVTAPGRLVGVGEVRNGLLAPRVVVC
- the rpsO gene encoding 30S ribosomal protein S15: MPLNPQHKSELIESYKTHGTDTGSPEVQIALLTKRIEHLTEHFKSHAKDHHSRQGLLKMVGKRRRLLDYLKRKDLDRYQRVIGRLGIRK
- the pnp gene encoding polyribonucleotide nucleotidyltransferase produces the protein MRRKEIEIGGKPLVVETGKVAKQADGSVMVRYGDTVVLVTACAAKEPRPGIDFLPLTVDYRENTYAAGKIPGGFFRREGRPNEKEILSSRLIDRPLRPLFPDGWGCETQIVALLLSSDQENDSDVLAVTGASFALAISDIPFPTPIAAVRVGLTADGAYLLNPTFTQLETSRLDLVVAGSKDAVVMVEAGSKEVSEAEMLEAIRLGHEAIRKIVAAQEELAKECGKAKRTFTKAPEPEGVRERLDREWKPRLAEAMRIKAKLDSYAKVDALKKEMLASFGETEAEARSFASKYWYELQDHILREEVFERGVRLDGRAFDQVRPITCEVGVLPRTHGSALFTRGETQALVTVTLGTSADAQKLDWVEGESFRRFMLHYNFPPFSVGEVKFLRGPGRREIGHGALAERSLVPLAPSEEKWPYTIRIVSDILESNGSSSMASICGGSLALMDAGVPMDAAVAGVAMGLIKGDTKFAVLTDIAGAEDHHGDMDFKVAGTRNGITALQMDIKIGGVTPEIMAQALDQALRGRLHILDRMQESIQTHRAEISPFAPRIITIQIHKEKIRDVIGQGGKTIRSIVERTGCKIEVHDDGRVDIASTDEAAAQKAVEIIRELTAEAELGKTYLGKVVRVVNFGAFVEIMPGVEGLLHISEIAEQRIAQVQDEIDEGDEVLVKVIEISEGRVRLSRKAVLREQRGETGPPPEGEGGGRPPRDGGYRGGDRGGRGPRRGPRGGGGGHHGGGPRGDRPADALQGVPQGGGRGEGGPGGDDRD
- a CDS encoding LysM peptidoglycan-binding domain-containing protein, which translates into the protein MSKALKLGAWGVIAVLAFGATYAEDAASKSTSTRPPKNLKQMPDGHWTPWDPPQATPEAYIIQKGDTLWDLAGKWLDNPYLWPQVWDQNRYVLDSHWIYPGDPLNVPGKPEVVPPEGPPAGEPAPEPTADAETGTGAPEAPAEKPAPVAPMPPPLVPLADTADLYCSGFIETEHQASETWIAGREMERKEVADGDVVYLNRGSAQGVAAGQQLAVIRRGSAVVHPVTGQALGTMILRLGKLQVLAAQENTAIAVISMSCTTMRDSDEIVPWTDLEAPATRTLPPFDRYAVDPSGGEQGYVVTAKDKLQATGQGHVIYTDLGSAAGVKPGTLLTLYRDVPELPRQMLGRAVVLTVGDGTSAAKIVQTVREVRLGDRVEVYR
- the rsmD gene encoding 16S rRNA (guanine(966)-N(2))-methyltransferase RsmD codes for the protein MGLVRIVAGDLRGRRLRVPEAPGLRPTSDRVRQALFDILGQRLPGGRVLDAYAGSGALGFEALSRGADEAVFIESGRLASDAIRENARALGIADRCRLVQGDAVALLRGRRVEGPFAWVFADPPWADGAGPHFLEALVVSGVLPSGASIVLERDTRSEPAQPPQGWALTRTSVYGRTALDFYLS